cACAGGGGGTATATTACCAACCCCCTGGTATCCTACACTTAGAAATAATATggtttttacttctttttaaatacatttaccAACATTATGGTACAACAACCCTGTCTTATAGTTATACTTTAACTATACTTGTTCTAGTACTTAATACACAgatgtatttttttcttctaaatttcataaataaaatatatcagaTGCATTAAGAATATCAAATCAAACTTTTTATTAAAGTTCATGACATGGATTTCTTTATGATGCTCTCTGATGGAAAAAAATACATGATTTCTTATTGAAAACGTCCAATGAAAAATCATCAACACAAGCAATATATTGATTCAATCTCATCTGATTGGTTAAGTTCGTTGGAACTAACTCTACATGAAAATAGCAATAATTGTTGCTTATTGATCATTTTACAGTTaagtacaattttatatttattccaTGGACAACACTTACAAATTTAAATCTGGTCTCATATTTACAAGCATTTTTAATAGGCCGTAAGTGAACCAATTTTTTTATCCACCCTGTTTGATGATCACAGACACCACCTAAGGCACACAGACACAATACAACTTGGCACCAGAAATATAAAGGTATAGTTACGTGATTGCTATcatattaacaaaattaatacattatttgcATAGTATTATCTACTAGAATTTCAACAACTAATATGTTTCATGTTCCAGATCATatttctaattatttttatactttttcttaatttttctttcttttttcctttttgactaaaatcaattcaatttttttacataaaaaaatcaTACTTTTTCCTCTAAATGTCAAATTTCTACATTTTTTCTACAATTATGCTACAAACTGTGCGAGTCAAAATATCTAATTCTACaacttaaaaaaattaaaattgaaagaaataaaatgaaaatttaaacttttttaacataaaatacaCCACTTCAAGTGGTTTTCCTTTTGgcaaatttaaataatgtttaaaaaaaggattATAAAAAAAGACATATTTAGTACCATGTATATACATTGTTTCACATTATTTCAGCCAGAAAATGTAACTAATTAAAACCTTTCCTTTAAATATTAGATAAATGCTAATTATTAGATTATTAATTTCTGATTGATTGATCAACAATACAAccataattcaattttttataaaaattgttggcatgcaaaaatataaaatgtaatatattaagAGAAATTCAGATATAGATTAAACTAATCAAGGAATTTTAGTGTAAAAGACAAAAGGCATTAGAATAATTGGGAataatcttttaaaatatattttaatatatggTCCTTAGTTTTTGGTCAAATCAACCTTTCAATGAATGATTattagaaatataataataataataatataatattatgaacATGGAATGCAtggttaaataaaaaacaaatagcaCAGGTTGTTATTGGTGGTTCCATTGACACTAAAACAATAAGCTTATACGCCTACCCTATCGACACAGCTTAGCCTGGGGTGCTGGCTACCTTACATCATTAATGTAAAgttatctttgttttatttgattgattatatttcattattaattaaaatctccaattttttaaaacagacactttcaaaatatttacaagCATTATGAAATGAATTcagtaataattgatttaaatttaaaataactgttttaaaatttgaagaaaaaaaatattcgaaAGACTGAAATGGCttgttcaaaataaatatactttaaagaACAATAAATTGGCTTACTTATTTATTaactaaaatattattcaaatgtTTTAGTGTGACCAGTAAAGTTTAAgagttgtttattaattgtttagagGTAgttgtattttacattttaatagtATTCGTATATACTAGAAACATTTACGTGGAATGTTTCACAACTAattgttgtaaaataaattttacaattaagctttaaaaaataaaaatatgaacctatttttaaaatgtgaggcatatatgaattaataaaacattattaaatatgttttttattgtacagctttaaataaaaaaatgtttatgaacTCAAAAATATGGTAATATTAATTAgtaaatgataaattaatttgtattagaGAGAGTCATTACACAGCGGTTGCGGATTGAGGATGATTAGTGCCGTATGACATAAGAGGAAGTGGGTGAAGACCATTGCCATTACTTGTTGATGATGGCTCCCGTGCGACAGAAGAAATTCCTAACTTTTTACTTTCTGGTTCAAATTTAGCCAGCCACTCTTTCTTCTTATTGATAACAACATCAATCTGTCCTGCAGTGGATTCCATTGGCTCAACTTTCGATTGGTCAGAAATTTCTTCCTCTGACGAATCATCCATTATGCTTTCGTTGGTCACTCCATCTTCTTTTTGTTCTTCCTCACCACTCATTGCCATTTCATCGATATCACTCGATGTCTCTGGTTCACGTACGTCGTCCGTTTTAATACTGAGATCAATACTTTCTTTATGTCCATTTTCAGCAATTCCATCTTCATTTTCGTCATCTTCCATTTCTCCAAtgaaatttttaatttcatcaaaataaGAATCTTCTTTCCCGTTAAGTTCAGTGCTAACAAACGGTCCTCCTTCAGCTTTGTCATTCTCATGTTTCTTAAGATGACGGTCAAGATTTGTCTGCTGGCCAAAGCATCTATCGCAAAGTGGACACTTGAATGGTTTTTCTTTATTGTGGATGTTACGTACATGACGTTGTAGGTTTGATGAAATACTGAAAGACCGATCACAGTACTTACAAGAGTAAGGTTGCTCTCCAGTGTGCGTTCGCAAATGACGTGTAAGATTCGCGGATCGTGGGAATAATTTTCCACAATATTTACATGTGTAACGATCTTTTCCTCGAActatcattttgtttgaaggtCCTTGATATATGACATGTTTAAAAGGATAGCCTTGACTTGGTGCACTAGTGCCTGATTTAATCAGGCCGCTGTCACCGTTGTAATGTTCAAATTTGCGAATAGGAGAAAAAGAAGATCGCCCAGTATGCTCATTATGATAATCAACTCGCAAATATTTTGGGGCCGAGCTTCCTTCCAAATGATTCACTCTGTACATGGGATCCATTATTATTGGTCGAGGATATGGCAGACTCATCAGTCGGTTGATTGGCGAGATCTTGTTTTTGGAATCGCCAAAAATGTGCGTCTTTCTTGATTCCTCTTCTAATTTGGTACTGACTTTTTCTTCAGTTTTTTTAACAGATAAACTCAGGTCCAGTGGTTGGTCCTCTGTAGAGTGCTTTTCTTCTTTGGGGCTTTCTGGCGACTTACGAGAAAGATCAAATGgaatttcttgtttttttagtaAACCGTTAACGGCTGCTTGACCATTGAGAAACATTGATCTGGCCCAGAGAGGATCAATCGGCATACCAGGTCTTATAAATGGAAACGGTATGTGAGGCATGAAAATTGGACCACCAGGGCCACCAAAATACTTGTCTGCAAAAGAAGCAATTGCTTTAATCGGTTCACTGGAACCTGCTCCTGCTGTGCTGCCCTCGCTTGGTGATAAGATTGGTCTGTTCTTTGAATGTTCTTCTTTCAGTGAATCACTTGTTTTAGTAGCAGATTTTGATGAGTTATATAAAGCTCGCTTAGCAGCTTTTCTTGGTACATGCTCGTCACTTTCACTGTCTAAGTCACTGCCTGATGTAGAGTCAAGTTCACTGGATGCAGGTGTACTGACATTAGATACATCACTCCCTTCACTGATGTCACTCTCCGATTTTGAAGGTTTTACTTTCTTTGGACTTTGATCCTTAGATTTTACATCAGCAGAATCACTATTTGTTTGTGGTGCTGGAGTGGTATAATGTTTCAGCCATTCCTCGGTAGAAGGTGGCAGTCGAGACTTCTGAAGATTACTTACTTCAGTAGGACTAGTGGGTTGAGATTTTGACAATGGTGGGTAGCCAAGCATGAAGGGTTGAGGGGGAAGTCCCTTCTCTGCTAATAAGCTATTCTGGATCAAGGCTTGTTGTTGTAAATGAATATTTGCATTCCACATATGTGCCATACTAGCAGGATGCAGGGCTCCGTTTGGCAGGCTGCCAACCATAGGATGCCCACCAGGCAGCATACCTGGCCCTGAACGAAGGCTCTGTTGTAGTGGTATACCGGCTGCTAACTGGCTGTTTAGTAGTTGTTGTCCATGACAAAATCGGCGATGTTTATTAAGAGAGGTAACAGTCGAGAATACCTGTCCACATCCCATGCACTTTAATCGTGTCCGGCAGTCTATGTGCATTCGTTTGTGTCGGCATAGATTAGAAAATTGTGTGTACGACTTTAAGCAAACCTCACAAGTAAATGGCTTTATACTGCtgtgtatgtgtgtgtgttGTTTTAGACCACTACTTGTGGCAAATGTTTTTCCACACTCGGGACAGGCGTGGCAACGGGCTCCATGGTGCTGCGTGCGAATGTGTCTCTGTAAATTACTCGGATCGGTAAACACTTTACTACAATTCTCGCAAGAATATTGACGCTCTGAATTGTGCGTAGATTGGTGGCGGATCAAGTTCGCTTTCCAGTTGAAAGTTTTCGGACACAACTCGCATTTGAATTCTCGACTTTCGTCGTATTGGTTCTGTTCAGATTGGTGATAGTAATCATCTGAAGCCATCGATGGGGTCTTTTCCATTTCCTCATCACTGTTGTTATCAAGAtgatttttttctgaaaaaacataaataaaaatgattgtcACTTATTGCATAAGATGCTGCAGACTTTCGTTTTCTTGCTGTGATGCTAATGTCTTATGACAACAACAATTATTGGCAAGGTCACACTATTTTAACTAagtttaatgtagaaaaaaacgAGTATAAATGTTAATCCTGATTTTAAAACCTTCATATTACTACTCatcattatataaaatgttatacaatattgattaaaatacaTTCACTGTtgttaacaactttttaaaTTCTATTACTTTTTACTATTTTCAAGATTATGAACTTTGTACTGTAACTTGCAATTTATCATTGCTACAAACAGTTtagttttctgttttttttttcaataaaatgatattatagcaacattttttgtattaaataacttctaaattaattaaatatacttaaatctataattttaaaaatataattgtatagtTGTTACTCATTTATACCTAATTAATTATATTCGCATTTAATTTAAGAGTGTTATACCCTATCTACTGTATTTAATGACgacattaaatgtaaatttggcaaaatttaCCTTTCTCATTGTCACTATATTCTTTATCTTTTCGTGGACATGAATATTGTTCATGGTCTCTGAGGGCAGTCTTTGATGTGAACAGCTCATTGCAATCTTCGCAAACGAACACTCTCtcttctgaaaaaaaaaatcacaaaatttaaattttcgtATTTAGGAAATATTAATttgatgtttatatttattttgtataaactAAATGCAagttgttatactgtatatataagaATTCTTACATTTGCCATAATACTGATATGTAACATAATATAAAACTATACTCCAAATAATGAGAGGGATGTCATGATTCGACGCTTCAATTTTATTACATCATGACTTCTCtctcaaattgtttttttttttataccatagtttttaaaatatgcaattaaaaaaagattatataacaaaataaaaaagtcaATAATGTAGTGTGGatacaaaatgtgaaaaataacaAGAATCATTATTTACCTATCTCGGGTAGATTTGATTGCTCTTTTTCGGGTAAGACTGTGTCCTTTCCTACCAATAACTCCTCACCAGTGCAAATTGGACGCACCACTTTATAAAAAACCTTtaataaaaaacacaatttcAGTTATAATAAAAACTGAGGGAAAATAGATTTAAACTTGCTATAATTTAGTTCACTTAGTTTCTATGTAAATAATATAGATAAGATAATATTAAATCTTTAAATCaaacaaatacatattttacaGGTTAATTTTTCAAATCTCTGATGAAAAATCATTTATAATGGAACACATTAAGACACATGCCTATTcttgatttatttaaacaaaattttaccTTAAAGAAAATGTAGTATTTTAAAGAAGTATTATTTGGAAATAGTATAcgattatcaaaataatataaccttttacaattatattaatatactaatATATTGTCATTCTATTTTCATTATGATTTGTTTGTCAAtcctataaaacattacaaaaaaacatattatCTTTTAGTACTGTTTACACATACAGTAAttagttgtttatttattccAAGACTGGAATATCACAGAGTTGATTTATCAGCCTATGTTTACACAATATAAACTATGATACTGCTAATTGTTTGTTGTTTCtgaattaacaattattatctATCAGGAATTAATCTCCTCTGAAAAAAACCTAAACCACAAAGAAAAACCAATCTAGCCGcttttatatagtttttattatgCATATACATTTTAAGTTCAATCATATACACAAGAAAACCTGATTTACAgcaatatttattgaaatacaccAAAgactattaaatatttatataattagtaATACATTGTTTAAGTTTTATAAAAATCATTTAATACAAGCTTATTAATTTGTACGTTGACAGGagtaatttaatataaatttcacaaaattggtaaatgtcatttttcgttaaaaaatgttgtatgTTACCTTATGGTCGACTTGAACTGCCATCATGTTCTGGTCATCCAGATCCGGTGAACTACGTATGTACTTCATCCAGTTGCCGGTATCTGGCTCACTAGCGTCAATCCAACCCCGTACTTTGCCAAGTTCGTCAACAATCTGATGATTAAGAATGAAAGCATGATAAAGAGATTTGTTTGTAAAACAACAACACACCttgaaaattattaagaaaattattaagaataaataaataaatagtgtaAGTTGCTATTGGTAGACCTTCTTAACATAAGGTTCAAGTATTAGCGTACAGTATTATAACAGTGATAATTTTGCATCTAAATGTTTATAACATACATACTGCCAAAAATAAATGATCATTGTAAATTAAGCTATGATGAAAATCAATGCTGTTACTTTgtcttaaaatatttcattcaaaataaatCTATACTATACCAACATTTTTCAATGGATATAGGAAAACAAAACCAATGAACAAGTACAGTAGTTGATATAAACTGAGAAAACTGATTTTTTCCACGATATAAAGAAACTAACATTTTAGCGCTACAGTGTAATTAATAATGTAtctcaaattattttttaaacaattattaattattattatcatattatacACAATGACAATGGGTAAACTATAAAGAAAATCCttgattgaaataaattaataacaatcGCTTTTTTTAGGCTATTATAATGTGTATATATCAATGATAGGAATaaacaattcaatttaaataatgataGATAACAAACAATTTTAGCAATAACAAACTCAGCCCATatctatatacaaatataatattaataatgatccTAAAAATGAAAACTGTTTCTTTAATTTGATAGTATCATTTGTAtaactaactaggcctacttatattaAACTTGATTATATATGGGATTATACTAAAATTATGAATTCAAGTTGTGTTGCTactatatatacagtaacttATGGACAAATAAGCAAACCTATACTTATTTCTTCTATGCAGG
This is a stretch of genomic DNA from Antedon mediterranea chromosome 3, ecAntMedi1.1, whole genome shotgun sequence. It encodes these proteins:
- the LOC140044750 gene encoding histone-lysine N-methyltransferase MECOM-like isoform X2 — encoded protein: MKYIRSSPDLDDQNMMAVQVDHKVFYKVVRPICTGEELLVGKDTVLPEKEQSNLPEIEERVFVCEDCNELFTSKTALRDHEQYSCPRKDKEYSDNEKEKNHLDNNSDEEMEKTPSMASDDYYHQSEQNQYDESREFKCELCPKTFNWKANLIRHQSTHNSERQYSCENCSKVFTDPSNLQRHIRTQHHGARCHACPECGKTFATSSGLKQHTHIHSSIKPFTCEVCLKSYTQFSNLCRHKRMHIDCRTRLKCMGCGQVFSTVTSLNKHRRFCHGQQLLNSQLAAGIPLQQSLRSGPGMLPGGHPMVGSLPNGALHPASMAHMWNANIHLQQQALIQNSLLAEKGLPPQPFMLGYPPLSKSQPTSPTEVSNLQKSRLPPSTEEWLKHYTTPAPQTNSDSADVKSKDQSPKKVKPSKSESDISEGSDVSNVSTPASSELDSTSGSDLDSESDEHVPRKAAKRALYNSSKSATKTSDSLKEEHSKNRPILSPSEGSTAGAGSSEPIKAIASFADKYFGGPGGPIFMPHIPFPFIRPGMPIDPLWARSMFLNGQAAVNGLLKKQEIPFDLSRKSPESPKEEKHSTEDQPLDLSLSVKKTEEKVSTKLEEESRKTHIFGDSKNKISPINRLMSLPYPRPIIMDPMYRVNHLEGSSAPKYLRVDYHNEHTGRSSFSPIRKFEHYNGDSGLIKSGTSAPSQGYPFKHVIYQGPSNKMIVRGKDRYTCKYCGKLFPRSANLTRHLRTHTGEQPYSCKYCDRSFSISSNLQRHVRNIHNKEKPFKCPLCDRCFGQQTNLDRHLKKHENDKAEGGPFVSTELNGKEDSYFDEIKNFIGEMEDDENEDGIAENGHKESIDLSIKTDDVREPETSSDIDEMAMSGEEEQKEDGVTNESIMDDSSEEEISDQSKVEPMESTAGQIDVVINKKKEWLAKFEPESKKLGISSVAREPSSTSNGNGLHPLPLMSYGTNHPQSATAV
- the LOC140044750 gene encoding histone-lysine N-methyltransferase MECOM-like isoform X1, whose translation is MRSKGKARKVTKNELDGTDGTMYSSEHTSDNETSSSTCGDAQETTGSPSPVYIPDNVDLPPQFILRESLLGSIAVFSHADIPVGETFGPFKGVEKETVTKTEFACQIVDELGKVRGWIDASEPDTGNWMKYIRSSPDLDDQNMMAVQVDHKVFYKVVRPICTGEELLVGKDTVLPEKEQSNLPEIEERVFVCEDCNELFTSKTALRDHEQYSCPRKDKEYSDNEKEKNHLDNNSDEEMEKTPSMASDDYYHQSEQNQYDESREFKCELCPKTFNWKANLIRHQSTHNSERQYSCENCSKVFTDPSNLQRHIRTQHHGARCHACPECGKTFATSSGLKQHTHIHSSIKPFTCEVCLKSYTQFSNLCRHKRMHIDCRTRLKCMGCGQVFSTVTSLNKHRRFCHGQQLLNSQLAAGIPLQQSLRSGPGMLPGGHPMVGSLPNGALHPASMAHMWNANIHLQQQALIQNSLLAEKGLPPQPFMLGYPPLSKSQPTSPTEVSNLQKSRLPPSTEEWLKHYTTPAPQTNSDSADVKSKDQSPKKVKPSKSESDISEGSDVSNVSTPASSELDSTSGSDLDSESDEHVPRKAAKRALYNSSKSATKTSDSLKEEHSKNRPILSPSEGSTAGAGSSEPIKAIASFADKYFGGPGGPIFMPHIPFPFIRPGMPIDPLWARSMFLNGQAAVNGLLKKQEIPFDLSRKSPESPKEEKHSTEDQPLDLSLSVKKTEEKVSTKLEEESRKTHIFGDSKNKISPINRLMSLPYPRPIIMDPMYRVNHLEGSSAPKYLRVDYHNEHTGRSSFSPIRKFEHYNGDSGLIKSGTSAPSQGYPFKHVIYQGPSNKMIVRGKDRYTCKYCGKLFPRSANLTRHLRTHTGEQPYSCKYCDRSFSISSNLQRHVRNIHNKEKPFKCPLCDRCFGQQTNLDRHLKKHENDKAEGGPFVSTELNGKEDSYFDEIKNFIGEMEDDENEDGIAENGHKESIDLSIKTDDVREPETSSDIDEMAMSGEEEQKEDGVTNESIMDDSSEEEISDQSKVEPMESTAGQIDVVINKKKEWLAKFEPESKKLGISSVAREPSSTSNGNGLHPLPLMSYGTNHPQSATAV